A region of Pieris rapae chromosome 20, ilPieRapa1.1, whole genome shotgun sequence DNA encodes the following proteins:
- the LOC123690064 gene encoding proteoglycan 4-like isoform X10: MKILLCITIFSIIALSIAAPPDPYDSGGENLKKAKPKEADEAEPEPAEADKLENFAARPSKLGPHRPKKADEAEPEPTEADKLENFAESRRRKRRRGPRRPKKADEAEPEPAEADKLENFAERSSRRGPRRPKKADEAEPEPAEADKLENFAARPSKLGPHRPKKADEAEPEPTEADKLENFAESRRRKRRRGPRRPKKADEAEPEPAEADKLENFAARPSKLGPHRPKKADEAEPEPTEADKLENFAESRRRKRRRGPRRPKKADEAEPEPAEADKLENFAERSSRRGPRRPKKADEAEPEPAEADKLENFAERSSRRGPRRPKKADEAEPEPAEADKLENFAESRRRKRRRGPLRPKKADEAEPEPAEADKLENFAERSSRRGPRRPKKADEAEPEPAEADKLENFAESRRRKRRRGPLRPKKADEAEPEPAEAAEFGF, translated from the exons ATGAAGATTCTTCTAT GTATcacaattttttcaataatagcTTTGTCTATCGCTGCACCTCCAGACCCCTATGACTCCGGTGGggaaaacctaaaaaaagCTAAGCCAAAAGAAGCAGATGAGGCTGAACCGGAACCAGCAGAAGCTGATAAGCTAGAGAACTTTGCTGCAAGGCCAAGTAAGCTTGGACCTCATCGCCCAAAGAAAGCAGATGAGGCTGAACCGGAACCAACAGAAGCTGATAAGCTAGAGAACTTTGCTGAAAGTCGGAGGAGGAAGAGGAGGCGTGGACCTCGTCGCCCAAAGAAAGCAGATGAGGCTGAACCGGAACCAGCAGAAGCTGATAAGCTAGAGAACTTTGCTGAAAGGTCAAGTAG GCGTGGACCTCGTCGCCCAAAGAAAGCAGATGAGGCTGAACCGGAACCAGCAGAAGCTGATAAGCTAGAGAACTTTGCTGCAAGGCCAAGTAAGCTTGGACCTCATCGCCCAAAGAAAGCAGATGAGGCTGAACCGGAACCAACAGAAGCTGATAAGCTAGAGAACTTTGCTGAAAGTCGGAGGAGGAAGAGGAGGCGTGGACCTCGTCGCCCAAAGAAAGCAGATGAGGCTGAACCGGAACCAGCAGAAGCTGATAAGCTAGAGAACTTTGCTGCAAGGCCAAGTAAGCTTGGACCTCATCGCCCAAAGAAAGCAGATGAGGCTGAACCGGAACCAACAGAAGCTGATAAGCTAGAGAACTTTGCTGAAAGTCGGAGGAGGAAGAGGAGGCGTGGACCTCGTCGCCCAAAGAAAGCAGATGAGGCTGAACCGGAACCAGCAGAAGCTGATAAGCTAGAGAACTTTGCTGAAAGGTCAAGTAGGCGTGGACCTCGTCGCCCAAAGAAAGCAGATGAGGCTGAACCGGAACCAGCAGAAGCTGATAAGCTAGAGAACTTTGCTGAAAGGTCAAGTAGGCGTGGACCTCGTCGCCCAAAGAAAGCAGATGAGGCTGAACCGGAACCAGCAGAAGCTGATAAGCTAGAGAACTTTGCTGAAAGTCGGAGGAGGAAGAGGAGGCGTGGACCCCTTCGCCCAAAGAAAGCAGATGAGGCTGAACCGGAACCAGCAGAAGCTGATAAGCTAGAGAACTTTGCTGAAAGGTCAAGTAGGCGTGGACCTCGTCGCCCAAAGAAAGCAGATGAGGCTGAACCGGAACCAGCAGAAGCTGATAAGCTAGAGAACTTTGCTGAAAGTCGGAGGAGGAAGAGGAGGCGTGGACCCCTTCGCCCAAAAAAAGCAGATGAGGCTGAACCGGAACCAGCAGAAGCTGCGGAATTTGGGTTCTAA
- the LOC123690064 gene encoding proteoglycan 4-like isoform X7, producing the protein MKILLCITIFSIIALSIAAPPDPYDSGGENLKKAKPKEADEAEPEPAEADKLENFAARPSKLGPHRPKKADEAEPEPTEADKLENFAESRRRKRRRGPRRPKKADEAEPEPAEADKLENFAERSSRRGPRRPKKADEAEPEPAEADKLENFAERSSRRGPRRPKKADEAEPEPAEADKLENFAESRRRKRRRGPRRPKKADEAEPEPAEADKLENFAARPSKLGPHRPKKADEAEPEPTEADKLENFAESRRRKRRRGPRRPKKADEAEPEPAEADKLENFAARPSKLGPHRPKKADEAEPEPTEADKLENFAERSSRRGPRRPKKADEAEPEPAEADKLENFAERSSRRGPRRPKKADEAEPEPAEADKLENFAESRRRKRRRGPLRPKKADEAEPEPAEADKLENFAERSSRRGPRRPKKADEAEPEPAEADKLENFAESRRRKRRRGPLRPKKADEAEPEPAEAAEFGF; encoded by the exons ATGAAGATTCTTCTAT GTATcacaattttttcaataatagcTTTGTCTATCGCTGCACCTCCAGACCCCTATGACTCCGGTGGggaaaacctaaaaaaagCTAAGCCAAAAGAAGCAGATGAGGCTGAACCGGAACCAGCAGAAGCTGATAAGCTAGAGAACTTTGCTGCAAGGCCAAGTAAGCTTGGACCTCATCGCCCAAAGAAAGCAGATGAGGCTGAACCGGAACCAACAGAAGCTGATAAGCTAGAGAACTTTGCTGAAAGTCGGAGGAGGAAGAGGAGGCGTGGACCTCGTCGCCCAAAGAAAGCAGATGAGGCTGAACCGGAACCAGCAGAAGCTGATAAGCTAGAGAACTTTGCTGAAAGGTCAAGTAGGCGTGGACCTCGTCGCCCAAAGAAAGCAGATGAGGCTGAACCGGAACCAGCAGAAGCTGATAAGCTAGAGAACTTTGCTGAAAGGTCAAGTAGGCGTGGACCTCGTCGCCCAAAGAAAGCAGATGAGGCTGAACCGGAACCAGCAGAAGCTGATAAGCTAGAGAACTTTGCTGAAAGTCGGAGGAGGAAGAGGAGGCGTGGACCTCGTCGCCCAAAGAAAGCAGATGAGGCTGAACCGGAACCAGCAGAAGCTGATAAGCTAGAGAACTTTGCTGCAAGGCCAAGTAAGCTTGGACCTCATCGCCCAAAGAAAGCAGATGAGGCTGAACCGGAACCAACAGAAGCTGATAAGCTAGAGAACTTTGCTGAAAGTCGGAGGAGGAAGAGGAGGCGTGGACCTCGTCGCCCAAAGAAAGCAGATGAGGCTGAACCGGAACCAGCAGAAGCTGATAAGCTAGAGAACTTTGCTGCAAGGCCAAGTAAGCTTGGACCTCATCGCCCAAAGAAAGCAGATGAGGCTGAACCGGAACCAACAGAAGCTGATAAGCTAGAGAACTTTGCTGAAA GGTCAAGTAGGCGTGGACCTCGTCGCCCAAAGAAAGCAGATGAGGCTGAACCGGAACCAGCAGAAGCTGATAAGCTAGAGAACTTTGCTGAAAGGTCAAGTAGGCGTGGACCTCGTCGCCCAAAGAAAGCAGATGAGGCTGAACCGGAACCAGCAGAAGCTGATAAGCTAGAGAACTTTGCTGAAAGTCGGAGGAGGAAGAGGAGGCGTGGACCCCTTCGCCCAAAGAAAGCAGATGAGGCTGAACCGGAACCAGCAGAAGCTGATAAGCTAGAGAACTTTGCTGAAAGGTCAAGTAGGCGTGGACCTCGTCGCCCAAAGAAAGCAGATGAGGCTGAACCGGAACCAGCAGAAGCTGATAAGCTAGAGAACTTTGCTGAAAGTCGGAGGAGGAAGAGGAGGCGTGGACCCCTTCGCCCAAAAAAAGCAGATGAGGCTGAACCGGAACCAGCAGAAGCTGCGGAATTTGGGTTCTAA
- the LOC123690064 gene encoding proteoglycan 4-like isoform X8 → MKILLCITIFSIIALSIAAPPDPYDSGGENLKKAKPKEADEAEPEPAEADKLENFAARPSKLGPHRPKKADEAEPEPTEADKLENFAERSSRRGPRRPKKADEAEPEPAEADKLENFAERSSRRGPRRPKKADEAEPEPAEADKLENFAESRRRKRRRGPRRPKKADEAEPEPAEADKLENFAARPSKLGPHRPKKADEAEPEPTEADKLENFAESRRRKRRRGPRRPKKADEAEPEPAEADKLENFAARPSKLGPHRPKKADEAEPEPTEADKLENFAESRRRKRRRGPRRPKKADEAEPEPAEADKLENFAERSSRRGPRRPKKADEAEPEPAEADKLENFAERSSRRGPRRPKKADEAEPEPAEADKLENFAESRRRKRRRGPLRPKKADEAEPEPAEADKLENFAERSSRRGPRRPKKADEAEPEPAEADKLENFAESRRRKRRRGPLRPKKADEAEPEPAEAAEFGF, encoded by the exons ATGAAGATTCTTCTAT GTATcacaattttttcaataatagcTTTGTCTATCGCTGCACCTCCAGACCCCTATGACTCCGGTGGggaaaacctaaaaaaagCTAAGCCAAAAGAAGCAGATGAGGCTGAACCGGAACCAGCAGAAGCTGATAAGCTAGAGAACTTTGCTGCAAGGCCAAGTAAGCTTGGACCTCATCGCCCAAAGAAAGCAGATGAGGCTGAACCGGAACCAACAGAAGCTGATAAGCTAGAGAACTTTGCTGAAA GGTCAAGTAGGCGTGGACCTCGTCGCCCAAAGAAAGCAGATGAGGCTGAACCGGAACCAGCAGAAGCTGATAAGCTAGAGAACTTTGCTGAAAGGTCAAGTAGGCGTGGACCTCGTCGCCCAAAGAAAGCAGATGAGGCTGAACCGGAACCAGCAGAAGCTGATAAGCTAGAGAACTTTGCTGAAAGTCGGAGGAGGAAGAGGAGGCGTGGACCTCGTCGCCCAAAGAAAGCAGATGAGGCTGAACCGGAACCAGCAGAAGCTGATAAGCTAGAGAACTTTGCTGCAAGGCCAAGTAAGCTTGGACCTCATCGCCCAAAGAAAGCAGATGAGGCTGAACCGGAACCAACAGAAGCTGATAAGCTAGAGAACTTTGCTGAAAGTCGGAGGAGGAAGAGGAGGCGTGGACCTCGTCGCCCAAAGAAAGCAGATGAGGCTGAACCGGAACCAGCAGAAGCTGATAAGCTAGAGAACTTTGCTGCAAGGCCAAGTAAGCTTGGACCTCATCGCCCAAAGAAAGCAGATGAGGCTGAACCGGAACCAACAGAAGCTGATAAGCTAGAGAACTTTGCTGAAAGTCGGAGGAGGAAGAGGAGGCGTGGACCTCGTCGCCCAAAGAAAGCAGATGAGGCTGAACCGGAACCAGCAGAAGCTGATAAGCTAGAGAACTTTGCTGAAAGGTCAAGTAGGCGTGGACCTCGTCGCCCAAAGAAAGCAGATGAGGCTGAACCGGAACCAGCAGAAGCTGATAAGCTAGAGAACTTTGCTGAAAGGTCAAGTAGGCGTGGACCTCGTCGCCCAAAGAAAGCAGATGAGGCTGAACCGGAACCAGCAGAAGCTGATAAGCTAGAGAACTTTGCTGAAAGTCGGAGGAGGAAGAGGAGGCGTGGACCCCTTCGCCCAAAGAAAGCAGATGAGGCTGAACCGGAACCAGCAGAAGCTGATAAGCTAGAGAACTTTGCTGAAAGGTCAAGTAGGCGTGGACCTCGTCGCCCAAAGAAAGCAGATGAGGCTGAACCGGAACCAGCAGAAGCTGATAAGCTAGAGAACTTTGCTGAAAGTCGGAGGAGGAAGAGGAGGCGTGGACCCCTTCGCCCAAAAAAAGCAGATGAGGCTGAACCGGAACCAGCAGAAGCTGCGGAATTTGGGTTCTAA